A single window of Vigna radiata var. radiata cultivar VC1973A chromosome 4, Vradiata_ver6, whole genome shotgun sequence DNA harbors:
- the LOC106758290 gene encoding auxin-responsive protein SAUR36-like produces the protein MERRWLIITYPTRPAKRDVAWYEKSCNTAPTCAVSPSPNLTLFTFSQSSSSATVQITLSIYNMLQTLQQHQASSYYIVNNQQTLVNMAKLSVRSSKRIVKFKFVEKLQKRLLPGRSKEASVSNSTYVPEDVKEGHFAVIAEGGEEHKRFVLPLTCLSNPKFLKLLEQAEEEYGFDHEGAVTIPCRPSDLERILAHQWHHQPTQTSSPYRKSIVF, from the coding sequence ATGGAGAGAAGATGGTTAATAATTACGTATCCGACACGACCAGCGAAAAGGGACGTTGCATGGTATGAAAAGTCCTGTAACACTGCACCCACATGCGCTGTCTCCCCTTCACCCAATCTAACACTCTTCACGTTTTCTCAATCTTCATCTTCAGCTACCGTCCAAATAACCTTATCTATATATAACATGCTTCAAACACTCCAACAACATCAAGCATCAAGTTATTACATTGTTAACAACCAACAAACACTTGTAAACATGGCCAAGCTCAGTGTAAGAAGCAGCAAGAGAATTGTCAAGTTCAAATTCGTGGAGAAGCTCCAGAAGAGACTCTTACCAGGGAGAAGCAAAGAAGCTTCTGTTTCAAACTCAACTTATGTTCCAGAGGACGTGAAGGAAGGACACTTCGCTGTGATTGCTGAGGGTGGAGAAGAACACAAGAGGTTTGTGCTGCCACTCACTTGTTTATCCAACCCTAAGTTTTTGAAGCTGTTGGAGCAAGCAGAAGAAGAGTATGGCTTTGATCATGAAGGTGCTGTCACCATTCCTTGCAGGCCCAGTGATCTTGAGAGGATACTGGCTCACCAATGGCATCATCAACCAACTCAAACTTCTTCTCCTTACAGAAAATCCATcgttttttaa